Proteins found in one Thalassophryne amazonica chromosome 1, fThaAma1.1, whole genome shotgun sequence genomic segment:
- the eif1axb gene encoding eukaryotic translation initiation factor 1A X-linked b, whose amino-acid sequence MPKNKGKGGKNRRRGKNENESEKRELVFKEDGQEYAQVIKMLGNGRLEAMCFDGTKRLCHIRGKLRKKVWINTSDIILVGLRDYQDNKADVILKYNADEARSLKAYGELPEHAKINETDTFGPGDDDDIQFDDIGDDDEDIDDI is encoded by the exons ATGCCTAAGAATAA AGGTAAAGGAGGTAAGAATCGGCGACGTGGAAAGAATGAAAATGAGTCTGAGAAGAGAGAGTTGGTGTTCAAAGAGGATGGCCAGG AATATGCACAGGTGATTAAAATGCTTGGAAATGGGCGTCTGGAGGCCATGTGCTTCGATGGAACCAAGCGGCTTTGTCACATCAGAGGAAAACTCCGGAAAAAG GTTTGGATTAACACATCAGACATCATCCTGGTTGGGCTGAGAGATTACCAG gATAACAAAGCTGATGTCATTCTCAAGTATAACGCAGATGAGGCTCGCAGCTTGAAGGCCTACGGCGAGCTGCCAGAGCACG CCAAAATCAATGAGACAGACACATTTGGTCCTGGAGATGACGACGACATCCAGTTTGACGACATTGGAGATGATGACGAGGACATTGATGAT ATCTAA